The following DNA comes from Pseudomonadota bacterium.
CCCTGTGAGCATAGCGAACAGGGGAGTCCTGGTGGGGCCATTCACTTAAACGTAGTGCACGAGAGCGGTTGGTAGCTGTTATGCTTTTAGCCCCTACCGCACCCGCACCCCAGGCGCCGCTTGCGTTACAAAATTAAGGATACTCACCGCCTGCAGATTAGTGTTCTCACTCTCTACCGGTTGATACTCGACACAGCGTGTCGGTCCGTAACGCACGATGGCGACCACTCCGTAGCTACCATTCGCCGCTTGGCGCAGGATCGGCCCACCGGAATCCCCTGCACAGGTATCACCACTTCCATCGCTAATCGTGTTGATTGAATAATCGGACACCTTTGTCGCGCTAAGGTAGGTAGCCTTAAGGGCAGCCTCGCCATCTATAATACGTTCGGGTGCTGTGTTGCGCTCCTGATCAAGCCCGAATCCATAAGCCACTAGCTTATCTCCGGAGATCACAGGTTGAGACACCTCAATAAAAACTGGGGTCACCGGTGCGTTCCCTGATACAGTAAGAACTGCCACATCAAAGCCGCTTGATGGCACACCGTCGTTAAAGAGTGGGTGAACGTCGATCCTCTCAACACTAGCCTGAAGAAATGCGTTACTTACTGTATATTGCGCATTCTGATCGGGCACGCAGTGCGCGGCTGTAAGCACCTGGCGGTTTGTGATAAAGGTTCCGGAGCACTCGCCCACTACTGATGAAACGACTACTATTGCGTTTGGCGGGGCGCTACACCCCTGCCCTCCAGCTATCTTAAGTGAGGCACACGCC
Coding sequences within:
- a CDS encoding trypsin-like serine protease, with translation MLKHLFTTTYAIILTLNVVGCGGGGGGEESTEACASLKIAGGQGCSAPPNAIVVVSSVVGECSGTFITNRQVLTAAHCVPDQNAQYTVSNAFLQASVERIDVHPLFNDGVPSSGFDVAVLTVSGNAPVTPVFIEVSQPVISGDKLVAYGFGLDQERNTAPERIIDGEAALKATYLSATKVSDYSINTISDGSGDTCAGDSGGPILRQAANGSYGVVAIVRYGPTRCVEYQPVESENTNLQAVSILNFVTQAAPGVRVR